The following coding sequences lie in one Xylocopa sonorina isolate GNS202 chromosome 15, iyXylSono1_principal, whole genome shotgun sequence genomic window:
- the Nachralpha2 gene encoding nicotinic acetylcholine receptor alpha2 isoform X2 codes for MILRTIILIISARICYSNPDAKRLYDDLLSNYNRLIRPVSNNNDTVVVKLGLRLSQLIDLNLKDQILTTNVWLEHEWQDHKFQWDPAEYGGVTELYVPSEHIWLPDIVLYNNADGEYGVTTMTKAILHYTGKVLWTPPAIFKSSCEIDVRYFPFDQQTCFMKFGSWTYDGIQIDLKHINQNTGDKVEVGIDLREYYPSVEWDILGVPAERHKKYYPCCDEPYPDIFFNITLRRKTLFYTVNLIVPCVSISYLSVLAFYLPADSGEKIALCINILLSQTMFFLLISEIIPSTSLALPLLGKYLLFTMILVGLSVVITIVILNVHYRKPSTHKMAPWVRKIFIRRLPKLLLMRVPDDLLNDLAAHKIHGRGRSGKKSKFNAAVAAAVQSSPIISSPDSARHQRIDVCNGLHTTTAHNRFLGGIGGYNGLPTVMSGLDESLSDVTPKKKYPFELEKALHNVMFIQHHIQRQDEFNAEDQDWGFVAMVLDRLFLWIFTIASIVGTFIILCEAPALRDNTKPIDMEYSSVAQQQFLPHGDLLETLV; via the exons ATGATACTGCGGACAATCATTCTGATCATCTCCGCGAGGATATGCTACAGCAATCCCGACGCGAAGAGACTGTACGACGATTTGCTGTCGAATTACAATCGACTGATCCGACCCGTTTCTAATAATAATGACACCGTAGTTGTTAAACTAGGACTTCGACTGTCACAACTCATAGACCTC AATCTGAAGGATCAAATTCTCACGACGAACGTTTGGCTCGAACAC GAATGGCAGGATCACAAGTTCCAATGGGATCCAGCAGAATACGGTGGTGTCACCGAACTCTACGTACCCAGCGAGCACATATGGCTTCCTGACATTGTACTTTACAACAA TGCGGACGGTGAGTACGGAGTGACCACGATGACTAAAGCCATTTTGCATTACACGGGGAAGGTCCTCTGGACGCCTCCAGCGATCTTCAAATCCTCTTGCGAGATAGACGTTCGATACTTTCCGTTCGATCAACAGACGTGCTTCATGAAGTTCGGTTCGTGGACTTACGATGGTATCCAG ATCGACTTGAAGCACATCAATCAAAACACAGGAGACAAGGTGGAAGTTGGGATCGATCTTCGCGAGTACTATCCAAGCGTCGAATGGGACATACTAGGGGTACCAGCGGAACGTCACAAGAAATACTATCCATGCTGCGACGAGCCTTACCCTGACATCTTCTTCAACATCACGCTGCGACGTAAAACGTTATTCTACACGGTGAACCTGATCGTGCCGTGCGTGAGCATCTCGTACCTGTCTGTGCTGGCGTTCTACCTGCCAGCTGATTCCGGCGAGAAGATCGCCCTCTGCATTAACATCCTGCTATCGCAGACGATGTTTTTCCTTTTAATATCCGAGATCATACCATCCACGTCGTTGGCGCTGCCGTTACTCGGCAAGTACCTGCTTTTCACGATGATCCTGGTCGGCCtctcggtggttataacgatcGTAATACTGAACGTTCACTACCGCAAGCCGAGCACCCATAAAATGGCGCCGTGGGTCAGGAAGATTTTCATAAGAAGATTACCGAAATTGCTTTTAATGAGGGTGCCGGACGATCTCCTAAACGACCTCGCCGCGCACAAGATACACGGCAGAGGTAGATCCGGGAAGAAGAGTAAATTCAACGCTGCTGTTGCAGCAGCCGTGCAATCATCCCCGATAATCTCCTCGCCGGATTCTGCCCGCCATCAACGGATTGATG TTTGCAACGGGCTTCACACGACAACTGCCCACAACAGATTCCTAGGAGGAATCGGTGGTTACAACGGACTTCCTACAGTGATGTCCGGTTTGGACGAGTCGTTGAGCGACGTGACGCCCAAGAAGAAGTACCCCTTCGAGCTGGAGAAAGCTTTGCATAACGTGATGTTCATCCAGCATCACATACAAAGACAAGACGAGTTCAATGCG GAAGATCAGGATTGGGGTTTCGTGGCGATGGTTCTCGATAGACTCTTCCTCTGGATCTTTACAATAGCTTCGATCGTCGGCACGTTTATCATTCTCTGCGAGGCACCAGCGCTTCGCGACAACACCAAGCCAATCGACATGGAGTACTCTTCCGTGGCGCAACAGCAGTTTCTTCCTCATGGTGACTTGTTGGAAACTCTCGTGTAG
- the Nachralpha2 gene encoding nicotinic acetylcholine receptor alpha2 isoform X1 produces MILRTIILIISARICYSNPDAKRLYDDLLSNYNRLIRPVSNNNDTVVVKLGLRLSQLIDLNLKDQILTTNVWLEHEWQDHKFQWDPAEYGGVTELYVPSEHIWLPDIVLYNNADGEYGVTTMTKAILHYTGKVLWTPPAIFKSSCEIDVRYFPFDQQTCFMKFGSWTYDGIQIDLKHINQNTGDKVEVGIDLREYYPSVEWDILGVPAERHKKYYPCCDEPYPDIFFNITLRRKTLFYTVNLIVPCVSISYLSVLAFYLPADSGEKIALCINILLSQTMFFLLISEIIPSTSLALPLLGKYLLFTMILVGLSVVITIVILNVHYRKPSTHKMAPWVRKIFIRRLPKLLLMRVPDDLLNDLAAHKIHGRGRSGKKSKFNAAVAAAVQSSPIISSPDSARHQRIDGIYLCNGLHTTTAHNRFLGGIGGYNGLPTVMSGLDESLSDVTPKKKYPFELEKALHNVMFIQHHIQRQDEFNAEDQDWGFVAMVLDRLFLWIFTIASIVGTFIILCEAPALRDNTKPIDMEYSSVAQQQFLPHGDLLETLV; encoded by the exons ATGATACTGCGGACAATCATTCTGATCATCTCCGCGAGGATATGCTACAGCAATCCCGACGCGAAGAGACTGTACGACGATTTGCTGTCGAATTACAATCGACTGATCCGACCCGTTTCTAATAATAATGACACCGTAGTTGTTAAACTAGGACTTCGACTGTCACAACTCATAGACCTC AATCTGAAGGATCAAATTCTCACGACGAACGTTTGGCTCGAACAC GAATGGCAGGATCACAAGTTCCAATGGGATCCAGCAGAATACGGTGGTGTCACCGAACTCTACGTACCCAGCGAGCACATATGGCTTCCTGACATTGTACTTTACAACAA TGCGGACGGTGAGTACGGAGTGACCACGATGACTAAAGCCATTTTGCATTACACGGGGAAGGTCCTCTGGACGCCTCCAGCGATCTTCAAATCCTCTTGCGAGATAGACGTTCGATACTTTCCGTTCGATCAACAGACGTGCTTCATGAAGTTCGGTTCGTGGACTTACGATGGTATCCAG ATCGACTTGAAGCACATCAATCAAAACACAGGAGACAAGGTGGAAGTTGGGATCGATCTTCGCGAGTACTATCCAAGCGTCGAATGGGACATACTAGGGGTACCAGCGGAACGTCACAAGAAATACTATCCATGCTGCGACGAGCCTTACCCTGACATCTTCTTCAACATCACGCTGCGACGTAAAACGTTATTCTACACGGTGAACCTGATCGTGCCGTGCGTGAGCATCTCGTACCTGTCTGTGCTGGCGTTCTACCTGCCAGCTGATTCCGGCGAGAAGATCGCCCTCTGCATTAACATCCTGCTATCGCAGACGATGTTTTTCCTTTTAATATCCGAGATCATACCATCCACGTCGTTGGCGCTGCCGTTACTCGGCAAGTACCTGCTTTTCACGATGATCCTGGTCGGCCtctcggtggttataacgatcGTAATACTGAACGTTCACTACCGCAAGCCGAGCACCCATAAAATGGCGCCGTGGGTCAGGAAGATTTTCATAAGAAGATTACCGAAATTGCTTTTAATGAGGGTGCCGGACGATCTCCTAAACGACCTCGCCGCGCACAAGATACACGGCAGAGGTAGATCCGGGAAGAAGAGTAAATTCAACGCTGCTGTTGCAGCAGCCGTGCAATCATCCCCGATAATCTCCTCGCCGGATTCTGCCCGCCATCAACGGATTGATGGTATATACC TTTGCAACGGGCTTCACACGACAACTGCCCACAACAGATTCCTAGGAGGAATCGGTGGTTACAACGGACTTCCTACAGTGATGTCCGGTTTGGACGAGTCGTTGAGCGACGTGACGCCCAAGAAGAAGTACCCCTTCGAGCTGGAGAAAGCTTTGCATAACGTGATGTTCATCCAGCATCACATACAAAGACAAGACGAGTTCAATGCG GAAGATCAGGATTGGGGTTTCGTGGCGATGGTTCTCGATAGACTCTTCCTCTGGATCTTTACAATAGCTTCGATCGTCGGCACGTTTATCATTCTCTGCGAGGCACCAGCGCTTCGCGACAACACCAAGCCAATCGACATGGAGTACTCTTCCGTGGCGCAACAGCAGTTTCTTCCTCATGGTGACTTGTTGGAAACTCTCGTGTAG